A section of the Methanoregula formicica SMSP genome encodes:
- a CDS encoding metallophosphoesterase family protein gives MKDVLLIADLHGQFGKIDSFLELSPEAVFIAGDITNMGPVDAVDDVLSRIDVPCFAVPGNCDPREILDTLEHSDTVCMHGSSMNLGKMTIVGVGGSNPTPFGTPFEMTDKQIDDVLNGAIKKMEKSVHNVLLCHAPPYETLDKPAGEHVGSQSIRRHMKSFDLVCCAHIHEARGVMEIDGVKVVNPGPAMDGHCAMLHFGTDARDIKIELLTV, from the coding sequence ATGAAAGATGTGCTGCTAATAGCAGATCTCCATGGTCAATTCGGTAAAATTGATTCATTTCTGGAGCTTTCTCCGGAAGCGGTATTTATTGCAGGCGATATCACCAATATGGGTCCCGTTGACGCGGTCGATGACGTGCTCTCACGCATCGATGTGCCCTGTTTTGCCGTGCCCGGCAACTGCGACCCCCGTGAGATCCTCGATACACTCGAACACTCCGACACCGTGTGCATGCACGGTTCCTCGATGAACCTTGGCAAGATGACCATTGTTGGTGTCGGCGGATCGAACCCAACCCCGTTCGGTACCCCGTTCGAGATGACCGACAAGCAGATCGATGACGTCCTGAACGGCGCCATAAAGAAGATGGAAAAATCCGTCCACAATGTCCTTCTCTGCCATGCACCGCCCTACGAGACTCTTGATAAACCGGCAGGGGAGCACGTGGGAAGCCAGAGCATCCGCCGGCACATGAAGTCCTTTGACCTTGTCTGCTGTGCCCACATCCACGAGGCACGCGGGGTCATGGAGATCGATGGTGTCAAGGTCGTCAACCCCGGCCCCGCAATGGATGGGCATTGCGCCATGCTCCACTTCGGCACGGATGCCCGCGACATCAAGATCGAGCTGCTGACGGTATAG
- a CDS encoding TIGR04013 family B12-binding domain/radical SAM domain-containing protein, whose protein sequence is MQVNWRNIHAARNSFAVLYAACEREGIHLNPVDAPTGDITCYSLTSISAARYQKEIASADCITIVGGPHVSAVPRGVAGYADYVVVGEGEYTLPRLLISLARGGDGKIPGVMTGDWYQPADTAVRLDAFPPFSEYKGYIEISRGCPFSCGYCQTPQIFGHCMRHRSVDEIARYTERHSQSRFITPNALAYGSDGVHPRFDKVERLLRGCHNQIFFGTFPSEVRPEFVCTASLELINRYCTNTKLHFGAQSGSDTVLSRMKRGHTVADVITAVDLCREHGLTPVVDFIVGLPFETDADQRATLDLIREVARAGTVHVHRFIPLPGTSLAGSPARPLLPETEKVCGDLALRGHLTGSWNAVEIRFLRRHSNDIP, encoded by the coding sequence ATGCAGGTCAACTGGAGGAATATCCATGCAGCAAGAAACTCCTTTGCGGTTCTCTATGCGGCCTGCGAACGGGAAGGGATTCATCTCAACCCGGTTGATGCCCCGACCGGGGACATCACGTGCTACAGCCTGACATCGATCAGTGCCGCACGCTACCAAAAGGAGATTGCTAGCGCTGATTGTATCACGATTGTCGGCGGACCGCACGTCTCGGCAGTACCCCGCGGGGTGGCCGGTTATGCCGACTATGTCGTGGTGGGCGAAGGGGAGTATACGCTCCCCCGGCTCCTCATCAGCCTTGCCCGCGGCGGCGATGGAAAGATTCCCGGTGTCATGACCGGGGACTGGTACCAGCCGGCGGATACCGCGGTCCGGCTGGATGCATTCCCTCCCTTCTCCGAGTACAAAGGGTATATCGAGATCTCGCGTGGCTGCCCGTTCTCCTGCGGCTACTGCCAGACACCCCAGATCTTCGGCCACTGCATGAGGCACCGGTCTGTTGACGAGATTGCACGGTATACAGAACGGCACTCCCAGTCAAGGTTCATCACCCCCAATGCCCTCGCGTACGGCTCGGACGGCGTTCATCCGCGGTTCGACAAGGTTGAACGGCTCCTTCGAGGCTGTCATAACCAGATATTTTTTGGAACCTTCCCGAGTGAAGTGCGCCCGGAGTTTGTCTGCACGGCATCGCTGGAACTGATCAACCGGTACTGCACGAATACCAAACTGCACTTTGGTGCCCAGTCCGGGAGCGACACGGTCCTTTCCCGGATGAAGCGGGGGCATACGGTGGCTGACGTGATCACTGCAGTCGATCTCTGCCGGGAGCACGGATTGACACCGGTCGTCGATTTCATCGTGGGCCTGCCGTTTGAGACCGATGCTGACCAGCGCGCAACGCTCGACCTGATCCGCGAGGTGGCACGGGCCGGTACCGTCCACGTCCACCGCTTTATCCCGCTGCCCGGGACATCCCTTGCCGGTTCTCCTGCGCGTCCGCTCCTGCCAGAGACCGAAAAAGTCTGCGGCGACCTCGCCTTACGGGGACACCTGACCGGTTCGTGGAATGCGGTGGAGATAAGGTTTTTACGACGCCATTCAAATGATATACCATGA
- a CDS encoding DUF126 domain-containing protein: MHISGRGISRGKAKGKLLVSPAPISFLSGVDPKTGVIVEKGHPLQGTSITGTVLAFPYGKGSTVGSYVLYALSRNGHAPAAIVNTEAEAIIATGAIIGGIPMIDRTSVPLIKLKEGVSVTVDGDTGTMEYDGELSEA; encoded by the coding sequence TTGCATATCAGCGGAAGAGGTATATCCCGTGGAAAGGCCAAAGGAAAACTGCTTGTGAGCCCGGCTCCGATCTCGTTTTTGTCCGGCGTTGACCCGAAGACCGGTGTCATCGTGGAGAAGGGCCATCCGCTCCAGGGAACGAGTATCACGGGCACGGTGCTTGCCTTCCCGTATGGCAAAGGATCGACAGTAGGCTCCTATGTCCTGTATGCCCTGAGCCGGAACGGTCATGCCCCTGCTGCCATTGTCAATACCGAGGCGGAGGCGATCATTGCAACCGGTGCTATCATCGGCGGGATCCCGATGATTGACCGGACCAGCGTCCCCCTGATTAAGCTGAAGGAGGGTGTCTCTGTCACCGTGGACGGGGACACGGGCACTATGGAGTATGACGGGGAACTCAGCGAGGCGTGA
- a CDS encoding proteasome-activating nucleotidase, whose protein sequence is MEETAVNSSAPSSELKYQIQLNELEAALLDLKVKIEDLQKENGQLRRENNQLKRMPLFVAVVVDILENGDIYLRQQGNNQEYLTTAGEELRPLLKPGAKVAVNNALSIVKVIGNIYDSRVRVMELEESPEISYAQIGGLADEIKEVREAVEYPLTRPEIFQRIGVEPPKGILLFGAPGTGKTLIAKAVAHEAKATFIRMSGSELVHKFIGEGAGLVRELFQLARERAPAIVFIDEIDAVGSMRTNDGTSGSAEVQRTLMQLLAEMDGFDNRGDVRIMAATNRADMLDPALLRPGRFDRLIEIPVPDKDARLQILKIHSRRMQLGNVDMDTIVSMTENATGAELEAICREAGMMAVRREAEKVEMVDFTDAARKVKNEAVADNRMYT, encoded by the coding sequence ATGGAAGAGACCGCCGTTAACAGCTCTGCCCCTTCCAGCGAGCTCAAGTACCAGATCCAGCTCAACGAGCTCGAAGCCGCACTGCTCGACCTGAAGGTAAAGATCGAAGATCTCCAGAAGGAGAACGGCCAGCTCCGTCGCGAAAACAACCAGCTCAAGCGCATGCCGCTCTTTGTTGCCGTGGTTGTCGATATCCTGGAGAACGGGGATATCTATCTCCGCCAGCAGGGCAACAACCAGGAATACCTTACTACGGCCGGTGAAGAACTCCGCCCGCTCTTAAAACCCGGGGCAAAGGTCGCGGTCAACAACGCGCTCTCGATCGTCAAGGTTATCGGCAATATCTACGACTCCCGCGTCCGGGTGATGGAACTCGAGGAATCTCCCGAAATATCCTATGCCCAGATCGGCGGCCTTGCTGACGAGATCAAGGAAGTCCGGGAAGCTGTCGAGTATCCGCTGACCCGGCCGGAGATCTTCCAGCGGATTGGCGTTGAACCCCCCAAAGGGATCCTCCTCTTCGGTGCCCCCGGCACTGGTAAGACCCTGATTGCGAAGGCAGTTGCCCATGAGGCAAAGGCAACGTTCATCAGGATGTCCGGCAGCGAACTGGTCCACAAGTTCATCGGAGAGGGGGCAGGCCTCGTCCGGGAACTCTTCCAGCTGGCACGCGAACGCGCACCGGCCATCGTCTTCATCGATGAGATCGATGCAGTCGGGAGCATGCGGACAAACGACGGCACAAGCGGCAGCGCCGAGGTTCAGCGCACGCTTATGCAGTTGCTGGCCGAGATGGACGGCTTCGACAACCGTGGCGATGTCCGCATCATGGCGGCAACCAACCGGGCAGACATGCTGGACCCGGCACTCCTCCGCCCGGGCAGGTTTGATCGCCTGATCGAGATCCCGGTGCCGGACAAGGATGCACGGCTCCAGATCCTGAAGATCCACTCGCGGAGGATGCAGCTTGGCAACGTGGACATGGATACGATTGTCAGTATGACCGAGAACGCCACCGGCGCAGAACTCGAAGCGATCTGCCGTGAAGCCGGCATGATGGCCGTCCGCCGCGAAGCAGAAAAAGTCGAGATGGTCGATTTCACCGATGCTGCCCGCAAGGTGAAGAACGAGGCAGTTGCCGATAACCGGATGTACACCTGA
- a CDS encoding DUF5804 family protein, giving the protein MNILLIQREGTDLHHTLFSSETSRMALRFYHPKKKSCGVYISCAALSSALALVAELRWYIRRYVREPLFEWEPGIYFTHQLAQDVYYERTVVLGPGWKYRKLYGFKNGKLISSVPMAPGSTVEEYHQEYAGIDHTLEIWCTEDDVEEGELVGGPDDLT; this is encoded by the coding sequence ATGAACATCCTCCTGATCCAGCGCGAAGGCACCGATCTCCACCATACTCTCTTTTCTTCGGAGACCAGCCGCATGGCGCTGCGGTTCTACCACCCGAAAAAGAAATCCTGCGGCGTGTACATCTCCTGTGCGGCATTGAGCAGTGCCCTTGCGCTTGTTGCAGAGTTGCGGTGGTATATCCGCCGCTACGTGCGCGAGCCCCTCTTTGAATGGGAACCGGGGATTTATTTCACCCACCAGCTGGCACAGGACGTCTATTATGAACGGACCGTTGTCCTTGGGCCCGGCTGGAAATACCGGAAACTCTACGGGTTCAAAAACGGAAAACTCATCAGTTCGGTCCCGATGGCACCAGGCTCAACGGTCGAGGAGTACCATCAGGAATATGCCGGTATTGACCACACGCTTGAGATCTGGTGTACGGAAGACGATGTGGAAGAAGGTGAACTCGTGGGCGGGCCGGATGACCTTACCTGA
- a CDS encoding proteasome-activating nucleotidase produces MSDTIHQSPEPQTPEELYRLYRTLSEQLREQLAQIEGDKHDLEVQMMERVGNLESRNLELREQLRQIEADKRYIETQKIRYEREVRKLKSESEQLRSPPLIIGTVTDIVDANRVIVRSSAGPRFLVRSSPSISADDLKPGVRCTLNQQSLAIVELLPSSFDAQVYGMELVDSPQENYMDIGGLEQQINEIKEAVELPLKRPELFERIGVEPPKGVLLHGPPGTGKTLLAKAVAHETNAHFMRVVGSELVQKYIGEGARLVRELFDLAKKKAPTIIFIDEIDAVGASRTEANTSGDREVQRTLMQLLAGMDGFENRGDVKIIGATNRIDILDKALLRPGRFDRIIEIPLPDEKGRLSILKVHCRSLTVDEGVNLAEVARLTEGKNGADLRAICMEAGMFAIRKERSAITQEDFLSAIEKVGLDFHRGLPGTEGVMFA; encoded by the coding sequence ATGTCCGACACCATCCACCAGTCCCCGGAGCCCCAGACTCCTGAGGAACTGTACCGGTTGTACCGCACGCTGTCCGAACAACTCCGCGAGCAGCTCGCCCAGATCGAGGGCGACAAGCATGATCTCGAGGTCCAGATGATGGAACGTGTCGGCAATCTCGAATCCCGCAACCTTGAGCTGCGCGAACAACTGAGGCAGATCGAGGCGGACAAGCGGTACATCGAGACCCAGAAGATCCGGTACGAGCGGGAAGTGCGGAAACTCAAGAGCGAGAGCGAGCAGCTGAGGAGCCCGCCCCTGATCATCGGCACGGTCACTGACATTGTAGATGCAAACCGGGTGATCGTCCGGAGCAGCGCAGGCCCGCGGTTTTTAGTGCGGAGCTCACCCTCCATCAGTGCAGACGACCTCAAGCCGGGGGTACGCTGCACGCTGAACCAGCAGTCGCTTGCGATCGTTGAACTGCTCCCGAGCTCCTTTGATGCACAGGTCTACGGTATGGAACTGGTGGACTCGCCGCAGGAGAATTACATGGACATCGGCGGGCTTGAGCAGCAGATCAACGAAATCAAGGAGGCTGTGGAACTGCCGCTGAAGCGCCCCGAACTCTTCGAGCGGATCGGCGTCGAACCACCAAAGGGGGTCCTTCTCCACGGGCCGCCCGGCACTGGTAAGACCCTGCTTGCAAAGGCCGTTGCCCATGAGACCAATGCCCATTTCATGCGGGTCGTGGGATCGGAACTGGTCCAGAAATACATCGGAGAAGGCGCACGGCTCGTCCGCGAACTCTTCGATCTTGCGAAGAAGAAGGCCCCGACTATCATCTTCATCGACGAGATCGATGCCGTGGGAGCAAGCCGGACCGAGGCAAACACCTCCGGTGATCGCGAGGTCCAGCGCACGCTGATGCAGCTCCTTGCGGGAATGGACGGCTTCGAGAACCGGGGCGATGTGAAGATCATCGGTGCGACAAACCGGATCGACATCCTCGACAAGGCGCTCCTCCGGCCCGGCCGGTTCGACCGGATCATCGAGATCCCCCTGCCTGACGAGAAGGGCCGGCTCTCCATCCTGAAAGTTCACTGCCGTTCGCTGACCGTTGATGAGGGTGTCAACCTTGCTGAAGTGGCACGGCTCACGGAGGGCAAGAACGGTGCCGACCTCCGGGCCATCTGCATGGAGGCCGGGATGTTTGCGATACGCAAGGAGCGTTCTGCCATCACGCAGGAAGACTTCCTCTCGGCCATTGAGAAGGTCGGCCTTGATTTCCACCGCGGCCTGCCCGGAACCGAAGGCGTCATGTTCGCGTAA
- a CDS encoding multiprotein bridging factor aMBF1, translating into MQCEMCGETIRGPPKLVRVEGAELQVCAKCGKFGTEVQQVRRTDLVRPAGAKPAGNVKSPAVTSSSYRKRDMFDFIEGEIVDDYNVRIRNARMEKGLSQKDLAMQMKEKEHLIQKIENRDLIPEEQVRKKLEKVLGIRLIDVPDTDVEKKGPGSMAPTLGDLTIIRKAKK; encoded by the coding sequence ATGCAGTGCGAAATGTGCGGTGAAACCATTCGCGGTCCCCCCAAACTTGTCCGGGTCGAGGGTGCCGAGCTGCAGGTCTGTGCCAAATGCGGGAAGTTCGGCACCGAGGTCCAGCAGGTGAGGCGCACGGACCTCGTCCGGCCGGCCGGCGCAAAGCCCGCGGGCAACGTGAAGTCCCCGGCAGTGACCTCTTCCTCGTACCGAAAGCGGGACATGTTCGATTTTATCGAAGGCGAAATCGTGGACGACTATAATGTCCGCATCCGGAACGCCCGCATGGAGAAGGGGCTCTCCCAGAAGGACCTTGCCATGCAGATGAAGGAGAAGGAGCACCTCATCCAGAAGATCGAGAACCGCGACCTGATCCCCGAGGAGCAGGTGAGGAAGAAACTCGAGAAGGTGCTTGGGATCCGGCTCATCGATGTACCGGACACTGATGTGGAGAAGAAAGGCCCGGGTTCCATGGCGCCGACGCTCGGCGACCTGACGATCATCCGGAAAGCCAAAAAATAA
- a CDS encoding DUF47 domain-containing protein gives MKKPEPERKSTKNGGLFAALFPREHDFYAMLDEQADWTVVGVREFVIWLNALPLKSPSGLEEIENEVDLMRHDMEDKLIRSFSTPFDRQDIYSISRQMDYILNFSKETAKEMVAFSVAPDGHIRRMALQLLEGTECIRRGIKALDSNKDTVESEIRQARRAYNSLEEQYITGMAELLQTNDAMQAIRTREVYHHLRDAGRAMRDTLDILHNAVIDLA, from the coding sequence GTGAAGAAACCAGAACCTGAAAGAAAAAGCACAAAGAACGGAGGCCTCTTTGCCGCACTCTTCCCGCGCGAACATGACTTTTACGCAATGCTTGATGAACAGGCGGACTGGACAGTTGTCGGTGTACGGGAGTTTGTTATCTGGCTGAACGCCCTGCCGTTGAAAAGCCCGTCGGGGCTTGAAGAGATCGAGAACGAGGTCGACCTGATGCGGCACGATATGGAGGACAAACTCATCCGGTCGTTTTCAACGCCTTTTGACCGGCAGGACATTTACAGTATCTCCCGGCAGATGGATTATATTCTCAACTTCTCCAAGGAGACTGCAAAAGAGATGGTCGCATTCTCGGTGGCGCCGGATGGACACATCCGCCGCATGGCGCTGCAGCTGCTTGAGGGAACGGAATGCATCCGGCGGGGGATCAAGGCCCTCGATTCCAATAAAGATACTGTTGAGAGTGAGATCCGCCAGGCCCGGAGGGCATACAATTCGCTGGAAGAGCAGTATATCACTGGTATGGCAGAACTCCTCCAGACTAATGATGCCATGCAGGCGATACGGACCCGGGAGGTTTACCATCATCTCCGTGACGCGGGCAGGGCCATGCGGGATACGCTTGACATCCTGCACAACGCGGTCATCGATCTTGCATAA
- a CDS encoding inorganic phosphate transporter, which produces MSACSPYVHGCIPMFVIAILTILLALAFTFTNGFQDASSIAATFIASRSASPRAGIILVAGMSLLGAVFGGSAVAFTMVGLISIQPGAGELIVLFVALVTATTWNIITWKFGLPSSSTHSLIGGLIGGSIVAAGISSIAWGFAELAGPEPELVGFMKILVFFVLSAIIGFAGSFVLHKTTDFLMRNMERRQNRKIVTLNWCTAALMAFFNGANDPQKQMGMIAMVLVAAGFAATPEVPLWTRYACAALMALGTISGGWRIMNTLGRRIFRIEPVHSFDSQFFSAASIALSTVAGAPVSSTHVITMSVLGVGAADNPRRVQWRVGREIIIAMAITIPVTMLIAGMLFLFISPLVGS; this is translated from the coding sequence ATGTCGGCTTGCAGCCCGTACGTGCACGGATGCATCCCTATGTTCGTGATTGCGATCCTCACAATCCTCCTTGCGCTCGCGTTCACCTTTACCAACGGGTTCCAGGATGCTAGCTCAATCGCTGCTACCTTCATTGCCTCGCGTTCTGCATCGCCACGCGCCGGAATCATCCTTGTTGCAGGAATGTCTCTTCTCGGGGCGGTTTTCGGGGGGAGTGCAGTTGCCTTCACCATGGTCGGGCTCATCAGCATCCAGCCCGGGGCCGGAGAACTGATCGTCCTCTTCGTTGCACTTGTTACAGCAACGACCTGGAACATCATTACGTGGAAGTTCGGGCTTCCCTCATCCTCCACCCACTCGCTGATCGGGGGTCTTATCGGAGGGAGCATCGTTGCCGCAGGCATATCGAGCATTGCCTGGGGATTTGCCGAACTTGCCGGTCCGGAACCGGAACTTGTCGGTTTCATGAAGATCCTTGTTTTCTTTGTCCTGTCTGCCATCATAGGATTTGCAGGAAGTTTTGTATTGCACAAAACAACGGATTTCCTTATGCGCAATATGGAGCGCCGCCAGAACAGGAAGATCGTCACTCTCAACTGGTGTACAGCTGCCCTGATGGCGTTCTTCAACGGGGCAAATGATCCCCAGAAGCAGATGGGTATGATAGCGATGGTCCTTGTTGCCGCGGGTTTTGCGGCAACCCCGGAGGTACCGCTCTGGACACGGTACGCGTGTGCTGCCCTGATGGCGCTGGGGACGATCAGCGGCGGATGGCGGATCATGAATACCCTTGGGCGACGGATCTTCCGGATCGAACCGGTCCATTCGTTTGATTCGCAGTTTTTCTCTGCGGCCTCCATCGCTTTGTCAACCGTTGCCGGTGCTCCCGTCTCTTCGACACATGTGATCACCATGTCTGTCCTCGGTGTAGGAGCTGCCGATAATCCGCGGAGGGTTCAGTGGCGGGTGGGCAGGGAGATCATTATCGCTATGGCGATCACAATTCCGGTCACCATGCTCATTGCCGGCATGTTGTTCCTTTTCATCTCTCCCCTTGTTGGATCGTGA
- a CDS encoding cache domain-containing protein has translation MKKSLLYLHLVLILITLVLVAGCAESRSQPVPTIHTAAPASPIMPYVSNETLVSFVDSAVMYATVQGTERALSEFNDRNGSFVQGELYIFAYGYNGTTLAHPINPEAIGKQRDGANAVFVKEMAEVVRNGSGFYRYVYINPWDNDIMESKLGYGRQVADDWWLGSGAYTGPVNAPATVPE, from the coding sequence ATGAAAAAATCCCTGCTCTATCTCCATCTCGTGCTCATACTCATCACGCTGGTGCTTGTTGCCGGCTGCGCAGAGAGCCGGTCCCAACCGGTTCCGACAATACACACTGCTGCTCCGGCCAGCCCGATAATGCCGTATGTCTCAAATGAGACCCTTGTCTCGTTTGTCGACAGCGCGGTCATGTATGCAACGGTGCAGGGCACTGAGCGGGCCCTGTCTGAATTCAATGATCGTAACGGCTCGTTTGTGCAGGGGGAACTCTATATCTTCGCATACGGGTATAATGGCACGACCCTTGCCCACCCGATCAACCCGGAAGCGATCGGTAAACAACGTGACGGAGCCAACGCGGTTTTTGTGAAAGAGATGGCCGAAGTTGTCCGGAACGGGAGCGGTTTCTATCGTTACGTGTACATCAACCCCTGGGACAACGACATCATGGAGTCCAAGCTGGGATACGGCAGGCAGGTGGCTGACGACTGGTGGCTTGGTTCCGGGGCATATACCGGACCAGTCAACGCCCCTGCAACGGTACCGGAATAA
- a CDS encoding nuclease-related domain-containing protein, translating into MARIHGISGSTRFLLNGTRPVHGKKLATLDDINRFLEEYQALLADAAIVEEKRQEEIIRALAEREKELDTQLNEEVEKRTREVYTRILEINERIEASESFFVILGLLIRFWGANLVSSWRIHLPTMGITWKIRNLKKERERAVAGKAVTVSAASGDIAATAAFLQKNRSYLIGATAEQQVIALLSTLPDEYHIMSGVNLRRFDTAYWWKRPDEIRFQQIDPVVIGPTGLFLIGTKNWSGADIELKTGDIKRQVKVATHALWVYMKDEYRFYERNPKIRCVIVSTKGAHPDLKLDKDIDVITLNRLIEYITQREKILTPMNVERLTHVISFSEAC; encoded by the coding sequence ATGGCACGCATTCACGGCATCTCCGGCAGTACCCGGTTTCTTCTGAACGGGACACGGCCGGTTCACGGAAAAAAACTGGCTACTCTTGACGATATCAACCGGTTCCTTGAAGAGTACCAGGCCCTGCTTGCGGATGCCGCCATCGTTGAGGAGAAACGCCAGGAGGAGATCATCCGGGCACTGGCCGAACGGGAAAAGGAACTCGACACACAACTAAACGAAGAGGTCGAAAAACGCACGCGGGAAGTCTATACCCGCATCCTTGAGATCAATGAGCGGATCGAAGCCAGTGAATCGTTCTTCGTGATCCTGGGGCTCTTAATCCGGTTCTGGGGGGCAAACCTAGTCAGTTCCTGGAGGATACACCTTCCCACCATGGGAATAACATGGAAAATCCGGAACCTGAAAAAGGAGCGGGAGCGTGCGGTTGCCGGCAAAGCCGTGACCGTGAGTGCCGCAAGCGGGGACATCGCCGCAACCGCAGCGTTCCTGCAGAAGAACCGCTCCTACCTGATCGGGGCAACGGCAGAACAGCAGGTGATTGCCCTCCTCTCCACGCTGCCGGATGAATACCACATCATGAGCGGGGTCAACCTGCGCCGGTTCGATACCGCGTACTGGTGGAAGAGACCGGACGAGATCCGGTTCCAGCAGATTGACCCGGTTGTCATCGGGCCCACCGGGCTCTTTCTTATCGGCACCAAGAACTGGTCTGGAGCAGACATCGAGCTGAAGACCGGCGACATCAAGCGGCAGGTGAAGGTCGCCACCCATGCCCTCTGGGTGTACATGAAAGACGAATACCGGTTCTACGAGCGAAACCCGAAGATACGGTGCGTTATCGTCTCCACGAAAGGTGCCCATCCCGACCTGAAGCTCGACAAGGATATCGATGTGATCACGCTCAACCGGCTGATTGAATACATCACGCAGCGTGAGAAGATCCTGACCCCGATGAATGTCGAGCGCCTGACCCACGTCATCTCATTCTCGGAAGCCTGCTGA
- a CDS encoding phage tail protein: MSLEDDLCRKFRFRVKWNGRYVAGFPEASPLPVDMRRAGQRQSGGPPPAIGPEGQCTPYFINLDRSIAVDLGFAQWIAMVRSFGPATGKGSLLPEYKRPFTIEACDENGDVEYSYYLSNCWVDEYRAFPDPDAGSREVAIEHLRLGYDDWSREPLEGK; encoded by the coding sequence ATGTCGTTAGAAGACGATCTCTGCAGGAAGTTCCGGTTCCGGGTGAAATGGAACGGCCGGTACGTTGCCGGCTTCCCGGAGGCCTCCCCACTCCCCGTGGACATGAGGCGGGCAGGCCAGAGACAGAGCGGCGGCCCGCCCCCCGCAATAGGGCCTGAGGGTCAGTGCACGCCGTATTTCATCAACCTTGACCGGAGCATTGCCGTTGACCTCGGGTTCGCGCAGTGGATCGCCATGGTGCGGAGTTTCGGCCCGGCAACCGGCAAAGGCTCCCTGCTTCCGGAATACAAGCGGCCATTCACCATCGAGGCATGCGATGAAAACGGAGACGTTGAGTATTCCTATTATCTCTCCAACTGCTGGGTGGACGAGTACCGGGCATTCCCGGACCCCGATGCAGGTTCCAGGGAGGTTGCCATTGAGCACCTGAGACTCGGGTACGATGACTGGAGCCGGGAACCGTTGGAAGGGAAATGA